The Solanum dulcamara chromosome 6, daSolDulc1.2, whole genome shotgun sequence genome contains the following window.
ATATACTTGTAGATGAAAAGGGAGTAAATAAagtaattttcctttttgatatAATTCTGAAACATTTAGGAGGGAATGGTACAAATACAATATATATGGTAAGGCAAGAAATAAGTAGTAAGTCCCAACTGTTTCCTGTCCACATTCTCGTGAGTCGTGACCATAATATTAAAAAAGTTACTTTATACAATTTTTAAATGCAGTgagaaaatcaaaattttcatttaaaacataaaaagataaatatattaaaaatcatAGGGTTTTAACATCTACTTTTCCtatgtaaaaataaatttaacttaatatataaaatataattttttcgaTAAAATAGTTCTTGTATGATTATCACCGTAACATTCCATAGTGACCGAGTTAATTGAGCGGATGTCCCAAATGGAAGATCTTTGTATATGTTTTTCAATTGTGATCGTCGCACCGGAGTGATTTACATATATGCATTTCGTATACAATTTTTGGGAGCTATTTTACATTAATATTATAGCGGGGTTAATCCATAGCGTACTCGAAAAATAACGATTGTGGCCTGTGGATTCCCTTGTtataaaaaaacaacaacaacagcatgGTGTGCATGCTGACAATCACTGCCCAGTATGCACGTTTAGAAAATGAGACATATAGTAACTTTGTATCAAATTTATAAACCAATTTGATTGCAACATTGTTATTCATCCTTAATATTAAATATCTAtagaataaaatatttgaattgaGGATCTATCAAAAACAATATTTCTATCTTCACATGATAAAGATAAAGCTGCGTACTCACCAACCTCCGACCACACTTATCTTATGAGAgagtattgttattgttgttgttgtagatcAATCATATACAGAGAACTAATATTTTCCAAAGAGAAGCAAAATTTGACACTGACAAAAAGTAGTTTTGGGTAGATTCAACCTATTTCACTTGggcatgagaaaagaaaaagtctaattttttttaaaaaaaacattttcttaAAAGATGAATTCTTAGATATTATTCTTTTGATGTTCCATGATTCATTTAATCCCAGCCTTTTTTTGAGAGCTAAAATAGTTATTTCTACTGTTGTTATGGTTGGAGCATATTCGAATCATATAGGACTTGAAATTTTGGTTCATAATATCCAAGTTTTGTAATAATTATTTGTGATGAAATAGAATAGAATTCAGTCTCAAGGAAATGGATGACctttttaaccaaaaaaaagatACTTTATCTGAATATGAACTTTTACGAcgaatatataaatttaatcaaCGGAGATAGTACTAGTCGTAATTCTTTGGCACTATACAAATAAAAGCTACTGCATTACAAACAAAGGCGACATCAATTTCACCTAAAAATCAACAGAAAAAAAGtacatcatatttttttttcctggtTTCAGCCAAAGAAACTGGGATCGTATCCATTGCTGGAAGTAGCAAGGATATAATAAGCAACAATATGACCAATAGATCCCCAAGCAAGCACATCAACAATATTGAAGCCAACCGGATCATTAGACTTTAATAAACTTACATATTCCTTAGCCCTAACATCTCCAGCTTCAAAGTGAGAAATTCCGTTCTGTGACGGCACCTGTTTCGCAACGTTTTCTCTCTGGAAATTGAAGAAAACGAACCTTCCTAGGAAAAGTGAAAGCCCAGTGCTCAAACTTATGACAATTGATGGATTGAGTTCAGCTTTCACAGCGAGATTTCGGGTTTTTTTGGTCATAGGTTTGAAGGCGATGGGTTTGTGGAGGAAGAGGGAACAGTCTGTGGGTTTGTTGAGAGGTCTAAGACCTTGGAAAGTTGGTGCAGAAAACAGAGCTGATGCCATTTTTGTGAGTTGTGTTGAGGTTGATGAATATTGGGGATTTGAAATTGTTGTAGAATGCAAATTGGGTGTGTTTGGGGGAAGTATATGTGGTTATTGGGATTTCAATATCTAAAGATAGAAGTGGGATTTCATTTGAAAATGTGTGAGGGGAAATGAGGGGAAGTAGATTTTTGAAGGTGAGTTGGCTTTGATTTATTGGTTCTTTGTGGATTAGAGATCCTTGAAACCcaacctttttcttttctactactaaaaaaaaaaacataatatactACTATTACTCCCTTAACAAACACATATATTGGCTATTCCATTCCATTTTATCAAACTTCCAttagatttttccatttttagttTTGAAAAGTGTGCATCAAATATTGAATCGAACTAATTTAAttcgatttgattttttttaactttgatttggtttgattcggTATTTTTAAAAAGGATTTTTGatgtaaatgaaaaataaaataaggacaaaatcaaaatataaaacacTTACAAATTCAAAACCATATCAAATGATGATGTGTCTCACCATGGAATATTTGTTGTGCTTATAATATCATATTTGTCTTTGTGAAAAGCATTGTGCCTCCAACTATTGCTCGAAAAAAATAAGGATGAAGACGAATTCCTTTACATGACGTACATCAGCAAAAATACGTTTGGGTTCCTCTTTGGGAGTTAATATTTGAAGTTAACTATCAGAATTATAAACCTATTATACTACTTTGATTTGTTCATGAATGATTTAATTGTTAGTTGCTTTTGTTTTTTAGTTTTCTCAGATATTCATTAAGTTAAAGCGATTTTTGACATAAAAATTGTTAGATATGTGTCGCTTCAATACATTTAGCTTACGTTTTTAACAAGGCGGAATCATAGTAAATCCTTTAACTTAGGATTTCTTTTAACTAAGTGCAAATCCTAATTACCGTATATTTCAAAATAGAATGcttttatcatatatcattatTTGTAGTTTTAAAGTCATTATGAGAACCTTGAAGTAAAAGAAGTGTCTATTAAGGATCtttgatttgaaatttttatgttCGTTGGTTTAAGGCTTAACGTGTTGGAATTTTACATTGTCagtaagttaaagttgagcaaaTCCATTGAATTAGTAtaactaattaatttagtttttttatataGAACTACTATTGTTGTTGCATATTCCAAGGACAAGAACTGATTTTATTTGATGTCTCAGCCAAAGAAATGCTGGAATGATGAGGTTAGGGATAATTCAGATACATTATTTATAAGATAtgtgttatattttattaagaCTGATACACTCTGCAGCACATCGATGTCATATTTTACTACCTTCGCAAGAAATCAAAGCTTCAAAATGGTAACCATTACAGATACACTACAGAAAATTGTGTTTTCAAGGATTACATGAGTACGGCACATGCAAGGTACTATTCAACTAATCAAGATTTTAGTACACAAGAAGACTTGGCACGTGGTGCTGATGTATCTAGGCTTGAGAGGTCAGTTACCAACATAGTAAGAGGTTTGTCTATTCCTGCCGGTTTGCCATGACATTTAGTCAACGATGTCTACAATCTTGTGAATTGCGCTGGTGATTATCATTGGGTTTTGATTGTAGTTGTGTTAAAAGAGAGGCTTATTTGTGTGTAAGATTCATCAATAggttcaagaaaaaaaagaaccaTATGCTGAGATAAAAAAGCTGGCTGAAATGTTGCCAACTTATATTGACGACAGTGGGTTGCTTGAAAAATTAGATCCCACTAATTGATATGTTCGTGATACTTACAATGACAAGTCAACTGGCATGCTTCTGGGACTAGAAATCTCATTTAATGTTGAATATGTTCAAGGGATCTCTCAACAAGAAAGCGATAGCgtgtaaataatttattattttttattttcactatAAGTATCATTTGCGTAGTATATTTTTGTTACTTAGTGGCAGTCAATGTATGTATCAACAGTGGGAGTCACTATATGTGCTAATATGAATGTGCATTTCAATTGTTATAGGAATTGCGGTGTGTTTATAGCTGCGTTTGCCGAGTTTCTTAGCGATGAAATTCCGATCCCATCAACTGGAATCCAAGCTGATCATCTTCGTTCAAGATATGCAGCTCTATTATAAAAATACGGTGTTCAAAAAGTTAAGGGTGGATATGTCAGTGAAAATGATGATCCACTTAAGTCTAGAGAAATTTTTGTATCCCCTAAAGAGGATAAATTGGTAGCTTTAGAGTAGTTGTGTATCAACTACTCAAACTCAATTTTTGTCTCTTGGTTTTATAATTTTGTTGATTATGTTTTTTGACAAATTCACtttttaatatgtatatatttctaatattttattttgttatgtaAATAACAGTGCGTTGTTTATCTTAGTAACTTCATCATTTTCAATTGCATGTGGATTAATTTGTACTAAGACGGATAAATTTGcttaagtttgatatatttgatttatccagatatatatatatatttgacaaATTTGAGATGAAACAATATTTAGATACTGATACATTTATTTAGTATTATACAATACGGTATTGTACATTAAATCAGCAAAAATTAGTAAGTTTGTTTCCCTAATATTTAGTTTGATTCATGAGTTTAAGATTTACATATTAGGTTATTTCTGAAATATTACACTTAGATTGAATACATCAGATTTAAAATGATACATTTAGAGTAATGATGATACATTTGATTGCAAATTTATACAGATTCAAACCATTATAGATTTCATTGATTGATACATTTGTTTCTCAATGAAAAAAATTCGATACATTTTAAGTTATGCTTTGATACATTATATTGTGACCGATACATAGTATCAAATAATGATACATTATCAAAATTGTGATACATTTGATAAAacctaaaaattaaattatgataCATTAGATCATTTATTCATGATACATTACAAATACACATTAATAGGCTAGATACAAAGATTTTTAGAGCATTTGGTAGTTACACATCACGCTATGTTATATACTGAATGATACATTTAATAATGAACAGGGAATATAATCATTTAGATTAACTTTGATACATTTTTAGGATCATCCGCCCATCTGaatatttttgagatgttaattaaataagtattaaataaataaaattttatcatataaaaatgaataattcaAAACTGATACATTAGAGTGGTCACTTTTTGATCAAACACACTTGCATTCAAGATGCAAAATAAATCGAGAGGCTGAATAGTAAAAAACACAAACTAATTTATCATAATTTGTTATTTAACAACTGAATCATTTATAAATGAAAACGTATTCGATGTTAACACGATCATATCCTAAGTTTATACGTCTCACTTCTCATCTGGAAAGAAATTACAGGTACGTCAGTTGTGGCCCTCTTGTCCACAACGTCCGCAACTGTTTGTGTTTGATGTTAGCTTTTCATCTGGGTTAAACTTTCTTCATTTTGTTAGTCTTTTAGGCATCCTTTTGAATCTAGGCAGCAAGACAATTTCCTCTAACACATCATTTGAAACTGATCAGTCTTCCTTATCCGGTATTGGTACCATTGGAACTTCATAGGTACTTACTAATGCAACTGGTTTGTAATATTCAGAGCAGTAGGGATGCACATTTGTAACATTCTTGCCCTTTAAAACAGCAATTGTGTGTGCACACAGTATCTCATCATATTGAAATCTCTCACAATTGCATATCTTATACTCAAGACACACAATATATCTTCGTCTAGATtcataaattgaaaaaataaattcagaTAATGGCATAACCTGCAAATATACAAAAGTAAATGATATATTTTAGAAAGTATATTCAAACGATGGAACAACCTACATTTGATTCATCCTATCGGATAAAtaagatatataaaattatgatatatacCTTCATTCTCGAAGATTTAGATGCGTTTATAATCAAAATCTCTTCAAATCTTCTTTCTAATGTTTTCTTTGTATATCCGgctatttctctattttttcagTTCCATGAACTAAAAAGAATTCTAGTCTCTTCTAAAAAGTCTAATATAGGAAGCTTCCGCGCCTCAACATGGCAACCATTGATACATTCCGCTATattagaagtcatcattcttTCTCTGTTGATCGGTGCATGCACTTTTGACCACTTTTCATACCCAGCATTCTCAAGATATTCTTTAAACCTGTGATCAACTTTATCCAATTTGgtcatcaattttttaaaatcttcttTTCGATAAGCCTTTGCCATTGAATAAAACAAATCACTTAGTGTGGTTTTGCTCCTCCTGAAGTttgtacaaatatttttttcaaagatGTCATATACATGCATAATGTGGAACATTTGGATACACATTGCTTATGCTCTTCATTATACTTTCATTTCTATTCGATAAAACACACATTTTGTTCACGCTCTCCAAATGCACTTTTGAATTGTTGGAAGAACCATGTCCATGAATAGTCATTTTTCGTGTCCACGACATCATAAGCTAATGGCAATATATATCCTAATAAGAAAAGCAACCAATAATAATGTATCACATTCTTAATGTTACgagtattaatttaaaattcgtTCATAATAATTTAGAAAACACATACCTACCCCATCGAGTGTGCTGCCGATACAAAGGTACCTTTGTAAGCCCCATGAAGTTGTGCTccgtcaacaacaactaccGGTCTGCAGAACTCAAATCCTCTCATCAATGGTCTTAAGGATATGAACAGATACATAAATTGATTATTTTCTGACTTGTGCATTCTTATGTATGAATTTGGATACACAC
Protein-coding sequences here:
- the LOC129891701 gene encoding photosystem I reaction center subunit V, chloroplastic is translated as MASALFSAPTFQGLRPLNKPTDCSLFLHKPIAFKPMTKKTRNLAVKAELNPSIVISLSTGLSLFLGRFVFFNFQRENVAKQVPSQNGISHFEAGDVRAKEYVSLLKSNDPVGFNIVDVLAWGSIGHIVAYYILATSSNGYDPSFFG